The Pseudomonadota bacterium DNA segment TACTTGGAGACAAGCCGCACCGGCATCTACGCCGCGGGCGNNNNNNNNNNCGCCCGCTTCTTCGACCCCATATTCCGCCGTTATCGGCGCGTCGAACATTGGGACAACGCCCTCAAGCAGGGCCGTCTCGCCGCGCTCAACATGCTCGGCCGACGGGAAGGATACCGTGCCGTCTCCTATTTCTACTCCAACGTCTTCGACCTTTCGTTCAACTTCCTCGGCGACACCGCCGAGGTCAAGACGCGCGTTCTGCGCGGATCGCCTCGAGATCTCTCCTTCGGGGTGCTCTACCTGGATCGAGTGAGCGGCCAGGCAAGCGAGGAGGTCCGGCTCCAGGCGATGTTCTTTCTCAAACGCCCGACTGAAGAGGCTCAAGCCGCCGAATCCCTGATCTTGAACCATACCAATCTTACGGACGCGGCCGAAAGGCTTGCGGATACGGCGTTCCCGCTTGCGAAGTTGTCGGTTCAGACCGTGTTGATTCTACAAGGCGGCGGGGCAGTTGGGGCCTTCGAGTGCGGGGTGGTGCGGGCGCTCGACCAGCGCGGGATCCATCCCGATCTGGTGGCTGGGATCTCCATCGGCGCCTTCAATGCCGCCGTCATCGCCGGCAATCCGAAGAACGCCACCGCCGCGCTGGAGGCGTTTTGGGAAGAGTTGTCGCTCGATACCCCGATGGCGCCGGATGAGGCGCTCAGGCGCCAGCTCTCGTCCTGGCAGTCGCTGGTCTTGGGCTCGCCCAAGTTCTTCCGGCCGCGGTGGTTCCTGCCCATCCTGTACCCCAACGAGTGG contains these protein-coding regions:
- a CDS encoding patatin-like phospholipase family protein, with product ARFFDPIFRRYRRVEHWDNALKQGRLAALNMLGRREGYRAVSYFYSNVFDLSFNFLGDTAEVKTRVLRGSPRDLSFGVLYLDRVSGQASEEVRLQAMFFLKRPTEEAQAAESLILNHTNLTDAAERLADTAFPLAKLSVQTVLILQGGGAVGAFECGVVRALDQRGIHPDLVAGISIGAFNAAVIAGNPKNATAALEAFWEELSLDTPMAPDEALRRQLSSWQSLVLGSPKFFRPRWFLPILYPNEWPVHWTSFYDPTPVKALLERYVDFKRLKESPVRLMVGAVNVETAELETFDSYNQEITPDHILASGSLPPGFPWTTIGDKHYWDGGIVSNTPLDQVIERLGCAGKKVYIVNLYPRKNALPRSLVEVMDRREEIGYSEKIRRDIHFRQLLDRYRQLVEEIMGRVDQQLVDEIKHNPLYLQTMGDAPPLAITRIVYDGEVDGPPSKDNDFSRATIAAHQRAGYRVAVEALDQEAAERV